GAGCACTGTGTATTCGTTGAAAAGCAAAATACTTCGGATAAAAAGGGGGTAGAAATTGGCCCGGTACATACCACCGCCATAGGCGGCAACTAACTCACGCTGCCACATCAGGTAGTCCAGCCAGGCATCAGCCGGGTAGGGGGGAGGGCCTTGCCTTAACAGCCGGTTTACCTGTCGGCGTTCACCCCGTCTTCGGGCTTCGGCTAACACCCAATTATATGAAATCTGTTCTGCCTCCAGCTGGTTGGCAATCTGGCTTATGCTGAAATAAGCCGAAAACAATTCAGGCTGTTTCTGTACGGTGAGGATACCCAAAAATGTGCCCCACGAATGTGCCATGAGGTAGATACGAGGCTGCCGAAATCGCTTCGTTAACCACTGGCTTACGGCAACGGCATCATTGACAAAGGTAGAAACCCTAAATGTGCTGTCGAACACAGTGCCGTCATACGATTTGCCCGCTCCACGTTGATCCCAGTTGACAACAACAAACTTTTCTTCGAGCTCATGACCTACGAGCAGCGATGCTTCCGGTAAGCCGGGCCCACCATGTAGAAACAAAAGAACGGGTTTTGTACTATCGGCACCGCGCATCAGTAGCCACTGCGTAGTGCCGTTGATAGTTACCGCTTCGAGTTTGGCGATGCTACGGGGTAAGGGCTGGCCGTTGGTTCCCCGAATAGGCTTGGTCTTACCCGGACTAGTCCAGATCAGGAAGCCAACGGCCATGATCAACAGGAAAAAGACTATTCCACCGATTTTTTTCAGCATCTATACGATAGCAGACAAATTATACCGGTCGGCCCCTGCCTGCTTAGTGAACAGCTATAAATTGGTTTTAGCGTCAGACAGATGCTGTCCTAAAGAATCCAAATAAGCCCTTCGTTGAGTCATCAAGCCTGCTCCAATTTCAAAAAGGCCAAAAATAACATGGGGTAAGTAGACGCGGTCCGCAAAGCCAAAAAGCCAGGGTGACGCTGCCATGACCACCCCACTCATCACATCCATGCTCAAGTGAGCTGGCATTGGAATGACCTTGATAAAACCTCGCTCGTAATCGGTAAAGATCGAGTAGACAAGTGCTAGCGCACCCAGGACCACAGGCACCCACTGGGCGGCTGTTCCGTCGGCAAAACCAAACAGCCAGGGAGAAACCATAAATAAAAGGCCACTAAGATAGTCTAATATACCGTGGACCTTTGTTGGAATGAACTGCATTGTATTTGTTGTTTAGTGTTCCCATAAACAACGCCTTACAAGTTGTATAAGCTCATTCTGGCAGGCATTATGAGGATTCGGCTCCGGTCTGCAAGAAACTTCAAGGCGAATAATAAATTGCTGATAACATCAGTTTCAGACTTCTTGTGACTACTTTTCGCTGTTGCGTACTTACCTAACGCGTACCTTGAGCCATACTTGATCGTCTTCCCCGTTTTCAAATCCATTGTTTGGGGTTGAGTCAGGATCACTTACGGAGCTCGCACTGATTTGAGCCCGGTTAATCAGCGGTCCCTGTTGGTTCATTTGTAGTTGTAAGATAAGCTGAGCGCTCGCGCCCACTGGTAACGATGGTATCGTTTGACTGAGCACGCCGTTCTCCGCTGACCAGCCTGTTTCGCCGACCAGGGTTGTTTTGTCCGGCAGTGGATTGGCAATGCGCACAGCCTGAGCGGGCCGACCCCCGCTGTTGGTAACCGTAATGGTGTAACTGACCACCTCATTCAGTCGTGGCGTCAGGGTGCTAGCGCTCATTCGTAGACTTAAATCCGCTTTATCTGGTACTGCCGCCGGCTGATTAGATAAAGGATCAGGTAAGGACGTTTGGATTGGATTTGGCGATATGAACACCGCATCCCCCGCTGCCTGCGTACGAAAATCGATGGTTGCTGCGTCGTCCTGTCCATCTTCGGTGCCTGAATCCGGCTGGCTGTCGGGATCGGGTGCTGATGTCTCGATGAGCTGAGCGGCTAACCGATACGTCCCTTTTTGTAAGGGTCGCACATCAAAGTAAAACGTCGTATCGGATTGGCTTGACAGCTGAGTAACACTACCCGAAATCATTCCATTGTACAGCGTAAGCCCTCGGCTGTTGACAACCTGTACATGATCCGGCAATCGACATTCCCAGACGGCTCGGGTGGCACGGTCAGTCGTCGTGTTTCGTAGCTGTACGCTGACGCTGACCGACTGATCGAGATTGACGATCCGGCGATCCGTTTTTAATTGTAGGCTTAGATCGGTACAGCGGTTCTGGCAACAAACGGGCGATTCAGAGCTTGGTCGGTCCCATGCACCAACACCCCACTGGGCGCTCGCCGTTGGCCCCATCTCAATGGTGAGTTCGCCACCCCGCATGATCGTCTGATGAAGCAGATAAGCCTTGCTATACGGACGACCATTCAGCCACATGCGCTGAATATGGATGTTTGTTCGGCTATTGTTGCGAACCCGGACCGTAAAAGTGCGGCCCGAGCCAACATCTAGAACCGCTTCGTCGAAAACCGGACTGCCGAATACGTAAGCTCCGTTTGCCGGATTGACCGGATAAAAGCCAAGCGCTGAAAAAATGTACCAGGCTGACATCTGACCCGCGTCTTCGTTGCCACAAAGTCCATCCGGTCTGGATGAATAAAGACTGTCGAGAATGTAGCGTACTTTAGTTGCGGTCTTACCGGGTTGCCCTGAGTAGGCGTACAAGTAAGCAATGTGATGGCTTGGCTCATTACCGTGCGCATACTGACCAATCAGGCCCGTAATATCGGCTGATGCCTGATCGCCGAGATTCCCTTTCGCGACAAAAAGGGAATCCAGTTTACGATTAAAAGCCTCGTCTCCACCTAGTAGTCCAATGAGCCCTTCTACGTCGTGCGGTACCAGCCACGTGTATTGCCAGGCATTGCCCTCCGTAAAATCGCCTTGCTGGTGAAGCGATTCAAATTGACTGAACGGTGTTCGCCAACTTCCATCGGCTAGTCGTCCCCGCATAAACCGGGTTTGAGCATTAAAGTAGTTTACATAATTCTTCGATCGTTTAAGAAAATACGTGTAGTCGTCGGTACGTCCTAATTTGCAGGCTACCTGCGCTACGCACCAGTCATTGATAGCGTATTCCAATCCTTTAGAAACGCTTTCCGCTGTGGCGTCGGCCGGGATATAGTTTTTAGTCTTGACGTAATCCAAGCTACGCTCGTCCAGCATGGCTGTCGATTTCATGGCTTCGTAGGCCAGGTTATGGTCAAAACCACTGAACCCTTTCAGGCAGGCATCGGCTACCACCGGGATCGCGCTGTTACCGACCATCGTATACGTTTCATTGCCGACCAACGGCCAGATTGGCAGTTTTCCCTGCTGCTGGTGAATGGCCAACATACTGTTGATCATGTCGGCTACCCGGTCTGGCTGCCAGATCGTGAACAGGGGGTGCGTCGCCCGGTACGTGTCCCACAGGGAAAAGGTCGTCAGATTGGTAAACGACGCTCCGCGATAAACTCGCCCGTCCGTGCCGCGATAATCGCCGTTGTGATCGTTGAAGGCGAAGGGTTCGATCAGGCTATGATATAGCGCTGTGTAGAATACCTTCAATCGGTCCAGATCGCTGGTTCTGACCGCTATTTTGTTTAGCTGGCGATTCCAGGCTGTATCGGCCTGAGCCACCACCCGGTTGAAATTCCAATGTGGTAACTCCGCCTGTATGTTCGCCGAAGCATTGGCTATACTGACTGGTGAGATTCCTACTTTAACGCTTAGCTGATCCCCTTCCGTTGCCGCAAACGAAATGACGCCTTTGATGGCCGATCCTTTTGCCGAATCACTACCCATCGGTGTCTGATCATCGTACAGGCTGAATTGTCTAATGGGCCGGGAAAACACGGCGGTAAAATAAACCCGCTGGTGCTCTGCCCAACCCGCCGAGTAACGGTACCCCACCAGCGTCGAATCATTGATCCGTCTCAAGTAGGTGTCTTCCGTGCGGTCCCAGCCAATGCCTTGCTGGAGGTCGATCAGAACGTGCGCTTCCTGAGAACTCGGAAAGGTATAACGATGGAAACCGACTCGCTCCGTAGTTGTCAGCTCTACGCCGATATTATACCGTTGTAGCTGAACGGCATAGTAACCGGGCCGAGCCTTTTCACTCGCGTGCGTAAATCGGGAGGTATACCCACTCCGACTATCCTGAGTGGTTCCTTTCGTCAGTTTGACAGGACCCGTAGTCGGCATGAACAGGATGTCACCCAGATCGCCAATGCCTGTTTCGCTCAGGTGCATGTGAGAAAACCCGACGATCAGTGAGTCGGAATAATGGTAGCCGGACGACCAGTCCCAACCCTGAGACAGCTGAGTAGGGCCAAGCTGTACGGCCCCGAACGGCACATTCGCTCCCATAAAAACGTGACCGTGAAGATCGGTACCGATGAAAGGATCAACGTATTGAGTAAGGTTTGGCAAAGCGGGCGCTGGTGTCGATTGACCGCGTCCAGTTGTGAAGCTGATTGCCAACAGACAAAATACGCTTACTATACGTGTCAATCGGTAGTGTAAAAGACTTGGAATGGTAGATGGGTAAGGAAAAATGTGCATAGATTAAACACGAATAGCTTAAGCTGATCCGTCCGTGTAATTTAGTCATACTCCTGACCAGGGAATGAGCCGTAATTACCCGCCTACGATCGCTTTGAGAGATTTGCGTGAATAAATTTGTTACTACTTTATTTGTTGAGGCAAAATAAGAAAAGTATATTATTTATTAGTGTATATTTATTGTAAGTCAATTGGTTGAATTTAGTAATAATCATTAATGAATATAGTTCTGCTAGTACCAGTATACCGGTTTTCCATTAGCAAGTCAAATAAATACAGATAGACAAGGCGTATTGACGGCAACCTTGTAACAAACGAGCGTTACCAAAACATCCGCTAATGACTTTAATCTTATACCATTGCACCCTATTAAGTATAAGTATGACTATATAACTTTTCGAAGGGCCATTCACTCATTTTCTTTTTGATATAGGGTTTAAGGCGTCTAAATCAATATACGTTAGTTAACCAATAAGTTGTATTAAACCAAGTTCGTGCTTTTATTTGTAAAGGGAAACTACTCATTCAGAAATGGATGCGTAAAAATTACGCTGTAATATCCTCATCGAACCTAGCTGCCAATTCGAATCCTATGTTTGCTGGATCAATTAAAAGTCAATCGTTAAGCTTCATTGTTTTTCTGGTATTTGCCGGAAGCTTTATCACGGCACTTTTTTTCAAGGAAAATCAACTGTGGATGGATGAAATTCTGAGCTACTTGCTTATCTCAGATAGGTCATACACTCACCTCAACGGCGCGATTGTTAGCGGTTTCGAGCAGACCCCTCCTGTGTTCTTCAATCTCTACTGGCTGATCGCCCATGCCATCAGTCTGGACGTTGTTTTCCTCAAATCGGTATCAATCGTTTTCTTTGCCGCTACGCTAGCTTTATTTTTCCGCTACACCACCAAGTTGATCGGAAACCCCGCCATCAATTTCCTGCTCATCACCGGAGTCGCGGCATTTACGTACCTCAATATTACGCTGGCAAGTCAGATACGCTCTTACGTACCATTTCTATTTGTAACCTTTATTTATTTCACCATCATCCACCGATTAATTCAGCGACCCACTAGCACAGGCTTATTGGCGGCCCACATTGGCGTTGGATTGTTGATGACATTAACCCATAATTTTGGCTTATTTTATCTGGCCGCTGCCGGGGCATTTTTCGGGGTACTATGGCTGTGGTCAACCGACCAGCGGTATTGGTTTGTGCTGGGTTCATTCGGGGTGATCGGAGTGGTATGGCTGTTGGGCTGGTATCCGTTCTTTGCTGTGCAGGCTAAAACCGGTGAACCTCACTCGTGGATTCCGTTGCCTGACGTTATGACTTTTTTCCGGGTTGTAGGCGAACTACAGCCGACGGTTTCGAACAAACTTGAAGAAAGCACTGGCAAGCTACCGCTGGTGGCAATACTGCGCTTCGCGGGATTGATCGCCTTGTTTCTTTATATCGCTGTGCCGAAGATACGGAAAGGGTACAAGGCTGCCGTGGCTGATCCGGCCTTTATGCTTTACCTGCTGTCGGGCTTTATCTACGCTGCCACGATCACAATTACGCTGGCTGTCACGTTCTTACACACTTCGCTCTTTATCAGCCGATACCTATGGCCTAACCATTTGTTGGTTATTTATCAGTTGATTTATGCGTTTTATTATTTTGCCGGGTCCCGTATTACCGGTATCTCCGGTCAGCGCGTGAATGGCCTGGATCGACTGAAATGGGTACTGCCGGTATATATGCTTGGCCTAACATTTTTTCTGTTCTACCAGAGCCGAAAACTCGTGCTGACGCCCGCATCGGTAATGGCTTATGTCGATCAACTGGACAAAAAAGCACCTGTCTTTCTAGAGTCATCACTCAATTTCCTGCCTATCTGGTACTATAACCGTGACCGGCCCATTCATTTTCTGCTGGATTACGAATCGGCATTTGATCCGGATAACGATCCTGGCGCTACAGTCGGTTACCATACACTATCAGCGGTAAAAGCGCAGTATAATGTGGGGGCTGTTATGCCAGTCGTTGACTTCAACAAGGAACAGGTTCCGCATTTTTATGTGGTCGATGAAGAATGGAATTACCAGATCGAACGGTTTATCCAGAACAAATCTGTTAAGGTAGTTAGCAAAATACCGACCACTTTAGCTGGTTTTACGATTCTGGAATGTGTCTTCACGGGTTCTGACTCGAAGGTTGCCGAAGCGGCAGGGCAGACGCCAGCCGAACAGAATTTATAGAGTTGGCAACAATGCCTATAGTGTTAGGATCTGAGAGGGGCTACTAACAGTTGAACAACGCTTTGGATTAATAGCACGCAGGAAACGGGTTAGTGAGTAACCGCCGAAAAGTCTTGTCTGCTCTTTCAAATGCGTTAACTTGTGCCCATGAAACAGATCTTGTTGTGCGTAACGGCACTCTTACTTTTCGGCAGAGGGGGCCAAGCCCAGTCCAGCAACGCCCCTTTAGCAAAGCCCCTGCCACGCATTGCCATTGCTGGTTTAGGCATTGAGTCCAGCACCTTTTCGCCCGCTGTTACCCAAGAAGAAGCTTTTCATGCCCGATATGGTCCGGAAGTGTTCAATGCATATCCGTTCATGATGCCTATTGCACCGCTTCGCAAACAGGCGACCTGGCTTCCAGCGATTGTCGGTAAATCGTTGCCGGGGGGCGCTGTAACGCGGGAAGCGTATGAGTCGCTCGTCCATAAAACATTGGATACGCTTAAAAAATACGGACCCTACGATGGTCTTTATTTTGATATTCACGGGGCCATGAGTGTACAGGGACTCGATGATCCGGAAGGGGATTTGATAACCCGTATCCGAAATGTAGTCGGCTACAAAACGATAATTTCTACATCAATGGATTTGCACGGTTGCGTATCCTGGCGACTGGCTCAACATTCGGATCTAATAACCTGCTATCGCATGGCCCCGCACGAAGACGCGATGCAGACAAAAGAACGGGCGGTAGTCAATCTGCTGGAACGAATCAAAAGCGGTAAAGGAAAACCGGCTTATAAAGTCTGGATACCTATTCCAATTTTGCTGCCGGGTGAACAAACCAGTACCCGTATCGAACCGGGTAAGAGCCTATACCAACAGGTTGCGCCGTTGGCCGACAACCAGGAGGGTATTGTCGATGCGGCTATCTGGATCAGCTACGCCTGGGCCGACGAACCCCGGAATCATGCGGTGGTGATGGCCGTTGGTGACGATAAGGCTAAAGTGGCTAGCGCTGCCGAAAAGTTAGCGCGTGCTTTCTGGGATGTGCGGGCGAAATTTGATTTTGTTGCTCCAACGGGTACATTGGATCAGGCGCTGGCAAAAGCCTTAGCCAGTCCGAAGCATCCGTATTTCATCAGTGACACAGGCGACAACCCGACTGCCGGTGGTGCGGGCGACGTTACCTGGACGCTTACCCAAATCTTAGCACGTCCGGAATTTCAACGCGCTGATGGCCCCTCGTTAATTTATGCGTCAATTCCTGGTCCGGAACTGGTAAAAAAAGCGCTTGCAGCCGGCGTTGGCGGGCATGTGGAAGGTACAGTGGGAGCCGCTGTTGATGCTCGCTTTGCCCCACCTGTTATGCTAAAAGGAACGGTAGAATCTATCGTAAAAGGTGACAAGGACGCGGAAGTGGAAGTAGCGGTCAAAGTCGGAAGTGTTCACGTCATTGTCACGCAAAAACGTAAGCCTTACCACAAGGAAAAAGATTTTACCCAACTCGGTCTAAACCCACGAAAATCTGACATCGTGGTGGTCAAAATTGGGTACCTGGAACCGGAGCTGTATGCCATGCGGGCCGACTGGATCATGTCGTTAACACCAGGGGGCGTTGATCAGGATTTGTTTCGGTTGCCTTACAAGCGGATTAAGCGTCCGATGTTTCCGCTCGACAAAGACATGAAAACGCCGGATTTGTCCGCTCAGTTTGTGCCTGTATCTGGGGTAAATAAATAGGTTATAAACCCATCAGAGCGTAACTCAAGGGCGTTGAGGAAGGCTAGAATCCTTCCTCAATAGCATATTTGTCAGGGAGTATAGGCTCATAGCGTTTCTTACAAATGGTCGAAGTCATTCGCTCTAAAGCACTTCGGGCAATTACGGGCTGAATGCCAACCTGACCACATAATTCGTTGATGTTCCGCAGCCCTTTCTGCATGAGAATTCGTTTTAGCAGTCGAACGCGTTCGTCCCGGATTTCGCCATAGAAAGCGTCGGGGCGGATGCTCCGGTCAAGATAGCTCTGACTGAACGCTAGATCGTGACCACCGTTGGGGGCGTCTTTGCTAGCCTGTGCAATCATCCACAAGAGAGCATTGTCAGAAAGTCCGGTATCGGCGTAGCCACCACCCACGTTGCTGTGAATGCCGGGAAACCAGACTTGCCGTACGACCTGCGTGTCAGAATGGCTCCACAACGTTGGACTGAATGGCCTGCGATTCTCGTCAATGGATAAGGCATGGTAGGCGGCTTTTATGCGGCTGTTCAAACTCACATCCAGAAAGCGGTACTTGCCTAACAGCGTATCACTAATCCATTTCTGAGTAGCTTCGCTCATTAGCTGGCGGGGCAGTAACAAGGGAATACCCAACGAGCCCACCGTATCCCAGACCCCGAGCATTTCAATGGTAACGTCGTAGCAGTCATGTGTGCTTCGGTAGTGCTCAACGGAGTTTGAGTCTGGGTTTTCCTTCAACTTCAGGTAAGCGTCACGCAATTCGTTCAAATGTTGGGAAGACTCATCCGCTTTACGCGCAGATTGGGCAGCGGGCCGGTTTTGTTCGGTAGTGATTGGCGGTTTATCCGTGTGCCGACTCAACAATTCCGGCATAGTCAGCGATTTATCCAAGCCAAATTTACCGATCAATCCGGCCACGCTCCGAACGGTATACGCTCCCCGGCTGAACCCAAACAAGTATATCTTGTCGCCCGGCTGATAGCGCTCGGCAATAAATTGGTAGCACTGAAAAATGTTGTGAAGCAAGCCCGCTCCGGTTAGGCCGCCCAACCAACGGTCGAATCCTTTACCCGTTCCGACACCCATATCGTAAAAAATGTCTTTCTGGTCGGGGGCTTTAGCTAGCGCCAAGGCTCGGGCAATTTTGACGACATTCGTTGGTACCAGGCTACCTCGGTCGAGTTGCTCGGGATCATTCCAGGTGCCGTCTGAACAGACAATGATTTTTTTGCTCATGGCCGATTGCTTTTATTGGCGAAAGCTAAAGTGAGTCCGTTTCTCTGCCCCCGATTATTGAGCCATCGTGACTACTCTTTACTAATCGGTAAGCAGGCTGAACGAGTGTTCATCGAGGGCAGGCCGTTTCACCCATTCGTCACTTGGCCACAAAAAAGTCGGAGTGCCGGTTTCAATAAACCGACACCCCGACTTTTTTACAATCTGGCACTTAATCTCCTTAGAATCGGTACGATACCGTTGCGGTGAACTGCCGGGGAGGAATTGGCATGATACTGTACCGGTCGTGGATCAAATAGTTCAGGGCATTCGTGATGTTCGACACTTTAGCCAGAACCGATACTTTTCGGAAGCCATAACCGGCAGACAAGTCAACGGTTGTAAAGCCTGTCAGCGGAATCAGACGGCTGAATGCAGGTGTCTGACCGTACTGGTTATTATTACCACCATAGCGGTTGCCGGTGTAGAAAGCAGAAGCACCCAGCTTTAAGCCCCGCAAGGGCGACCGATCAAACGTGTAGAAAATGGTAGCATTAGCCGTATGAGCAGGGTTGTTGGTCAACCGCTCTCCTTCGATGGGCGAGCCTTTCACCAACGAGGCTTTGGTATACCGCATGTAGTTGTACCCGTATCCGGTGATGAAATACAGGTTTTTGGATAGGTTACCTGTAAAATCAATCTCCAGTCCATCGCTGGTGGTCTGCCCGGTAAACTCTTTCACGTTCGCATCGGCATTCGGAGTGCCATCGGCTTTTGTCGGAGCCATCTGAGCCAGATCGCTGTTGACAATGTGATAAACGCCGACGTTTGCCGTGATCCGTCCATTGAATAGCTCATTCTTGACACCCGCTTCAAACTGATCGACAATTGACGGCTTCAGGAGTTGACCGTAAATATCGACTCCACTATTGATGGTGAAGTTGTTGGCGTAGCTACCAAAAAATGACGTGTTGCGGGTTGGTTGGTAGAGTAACGCTACTTTAGGTGAAAAAGCGGCATCGGTTTTCGTTTCAGCGGTTCCGCGCGTTTCGGCTCCGGTCAACAAGTTGAGAATCGTAGTCTGAACGGTCTTTTGTTGTGACCAACGAACACCAGCCAGTACTTTTACCTTGTTCGAGAGGCTGATTAAGTCCTGTACATAAATCCCGTTCCGAACCGAAGGAGACGTTGTTTTGCTAGTCCCAATTGCATCCGGGATGTCAGTGCGCGTCTCGTACAGATTTGGATTGAGGATGTTGATCTTATCGTAGGCTGTTTTGCCAGCTCCGTAATTGATTGTAAACGAGTTGCTGACACTGACAACGCCGACCACATCGCTACCAACCAGCAGTTGGTGACCAATTGATCCTGTGCTGAATCTGCCGTTCAGATTGACCTGTCCGGTGTAATCCTGCTCACTGGTGAGCGTGCGGCTGAGCGACCGTGTCCAGTCTCCGTTAGGGGCCACATTGTTGTTCGGTACACCCGCACCGAATGCGGTTACGTTCGTACCCTGAGCTGATCCGATGACGGTTAGTTTCCAATTTGTATTGAACGCGTGATCGATATTCAGCGAGCCAGACGTCTGATTGACATTGTTGTATGCCCAGTTTGTGTTGATAAAGCGCGAACGGGGAACGTCTGGAATAATAGCATCCTGGTTTTGGTTCAGCGAGCCAATACCGTTATCCGGTGTCAGATTCGATTTCAGGTAATCACCTTGCAGTAAAACGGTAGTCTTCTGACCAAGCTTATACAATAACGATGGGTTAACGTAAACGCGCTCCGTCTTCACAACATCCCGGTAGCTATTCGATTTTTCGTAAGTACCAACGACCCTAAACGCTAGGTTTTTGGCAATTGGACCATACAAATCGATGATAGGTTTATAAAAACCGAAGCTGCCGACCCGCATGGAAACTTCACCTCCAAAATCGAAACGTGGTTTCTTTGTAACCATGTTGATAATCAACCCGCCCGATACGTTGCCATAAAGCAAAGCCGAACTACCTTTCAATACTTCAACGGATTCCAGCGTGCTGGCTTCGGGGAAGCCCATGGTGTTCGAGATAACGCCATTCTTGAAGATATTTCCGCCAGCACCCGCAATACCAATGCTGTAGCCACGGGCCGAAAATGTCTCCGCGACACCACCCCGCTGTTGCGTCAATGATACACCACTGACATTTTTCAGAACATCGCCCAGACGAGACGCCTGTTGATTGGTAATCACCACGTTACTGACAACGCCCGTCATCTGGGGTAAGTCCAGTGGCGCAATACCTGCTTTGCCGAGATTAACTACTTGATTATTACCCGTAACCTCAACTTCGCTCAGCTGCGAGGTACTTTCAGCCAATGAAAAATCGCTGGTCGTTGTTTGTCCAGCCTTTACGGTAATCGTTTTCTCCTGATTTTGAAGACCTACAAAGGTAATCTGTAACGTGTATGAACCGGGGTTAACATTCTTTAGCTGATACGTTCCGTCTTCGGATGTTATCGTACCTCTGCGTGCTTCTTTCAAGCTAACGTTTACAAAAGCGGCCGGATTACCGTCACTCGTTTTGACTACGCCACTCACCGAGCCATGCGACTGGGCTATCGCTGTCAGGCAAGTTAAGACTAGTAAAGA
This window of the Spirosoma oryzicola genome carries:
- a CDS encoding alpha/beta fold hydrolase; protein product: MLKKIGGIVFFLLIMAVGFLIWTSPGKTKPIRGTNGQPLPRSIAKLEAVTINGTTQWLLMRGADSTKPVLLFLHGGPGLPEASLLVGHELEEKFVVVNWDQRGAGKSYDGTVFDSTFRVSTFVNDAVAVSQWLTKRFRQPRIYLMAHSWGTFLGILTVQKQPELFSAYFSISQIANQLEAEQISYNWVLAEARRRGERRQVNRLLRQGPPPYPADAWLDYLMWQRELVAAYGGGMYRANFYPLFIRSILLFNEYTVLDKIYYGFGAMKSVRYLWPAVVATDLYKTAPALEVPYYLFQGTHDYQTPYVTARRYFDQVRSPRKRLFSFSNSAHSPIFEEPEHFHRCLDSALADVQSMNR
- a CDS encoding SPW repeat protein gives rise to the protein MQFIPTKVHGILDYLSGLLFMVSPWLFGFADGTAAQWVPVVLGALALVYSIFTDYERGFIKVIPMPAHLSMDVMSGVVMAASPWLFGFADRVYLPHVIFGLFEIGAGLMTQRRAYLDSLGQHLSDAKTNL
- a CDS encoding GH92 family glycosyl hydrolase; the encoded protein is MHIFPYPSTIPSLLHYRLTRIVSVFCLLAISFTTGRGQSTPAPALPNLTQYVDPFIGTDLHGHVFMGANVPFGAVQLGPTQLSQGWDWSSGYHYSDSLIVGFSHMHLSETGIGDLGDILFMPTTGPVKLTKGTTQDSRSGYTSRFTHASEKARPGYYAVQLQRYNIGVELTTTERVGFHRYTFPSSQEAHVLIDLQQGIGWDRTEDTYLRRINDSTLVGYRYSAGWAEHQRVYFTAVFSRPIRQFSLYDDQTPMGSDSAKGSAIKGVISFAATEGDQLSVKVGISPVSIANASANIQAELPHWNFNRVVAQADTAWNRQLNKIAVRTSDLDRLKVFYTALYHSLIEPFAFNDHNGDYRGTDGRVYRGASFTNLTTFSLWDTYRATHPLFTIWQPDRVADMINSMLAIHQQQGKLPIWPLVGNETYTMVGNSAIPVVADACLKGFSGFDHNLAYEAMKSTAMLDERSLDYVKTKNYIPADATAESVSKGLEYAINDWCVAQVACKLGRTDDYTYFLKRSKNYVNYFNAQTRFMRGRLADGSWRTPFSQFESLHQQGDFTEGNAWQYTWLVPHDVEGLIGLLGGDEAFNRKLDSLFVAKGNLGDQASADITGLIGQYAHGNEPSHHIAYLYAYSGQPGKTATKVRYILDSLYSSRPDGLCGNEDAGQMSAWYIFSALGFYPVNPANGAYVFGSPVFDEAVLDVGSGRTFTVRVRNNSRTNIHIQRMWLNGRPYSKAYLLHQTIMRGGELTIEMGPTASAQWGVGAWDRPSSESPVCCQNRCTDLSLQLKTDRRIVNLDQSVSVSVQLRNTTTDRATRAVWECRLPDHVQVVNSRGLTLYNGMISGSVTQLSSQSDTTFYFDVRPLQKGTYRLAAQLIETSAPDPDSQPDSGTEDGQDDAATIDFRTQAAGDAVFISPNPIQTSLPDPLSNQPAAVPDKADLSLRMSASTLTPRLNEVVSYTITVTNSGGRPAQAVRIANPLPDKTTLVGETGWSAENGVLSQTIPSLPVGASAQLILQLQMNQQGPLINRAQISASSVSDPDSTPNNGFENGEDDQVWLKVRVR
- a CDS encoding M81 family metallopeptidase, which encodes MKQILLCVTALLLFGRGGQAQSSNAPLAKPLPRIAIAGLGIESSTFSPAVTQEEAFHARYGPEVFNAYPFMMPIAPLRKQATWLPAIVGKSLPGGAVTREAYESLVHKTLDTLKKYGPYDGLYFDIHGAMSVQGLDDPEGDLITRIRNVVGYKTIISTSMDLHGCVSWRLAQHSDLITCYRMAPHEDAMQTKERAVVNLLERIKSGKGKPAYKVWIPIPILLPGEQTSTRIEPGKSLYQQVAPLADNQEGIVDAAIWISYAWADEPRNHAVVMAVGDDKAKVASAAEKLARAFWDVRAKFDFVAPTGTLDQALAKALASPKHPYFISDTGDNPTAGGAGDVTWTLTQILARPEFQRADGPSLIYASIPGPELVKKALAAGVGGHVEGTVGAAVDARFAPPVMLKGTVESIVKGDKDAEVEVAVKVGSVHVIVTQKRKPYHKEKDFTQLGLNPRKSDIVVVKIGYLEPELYAMRADWIMSLTPGGVDQDLFRLPYKRIKRPMFPLDKDMKTPDLSAQFVPVSGVNK
- a CDS encoding DUF2235 domain-containing protein: MSKKIIVCSDGTWNDPEQLDRGSLVPTNVVKIARALALAKAPDQKDIFYDMGVGTGKGFDRWLGGLTGAGLLHNIFQCYQFIAERYQPGDKIYLFGFSRGAYTVRSVAGLIGKFGLDKSLTMPELLSRHTDKPPITTEQNRPAAQSARKADESSQHLNELRDAYLKLKENPDSNSVEHYRSTHDCYDVTIEMLGVWDTVGSLGIPLLLPRQLMSEATQKWISDTLLGKYRFLDVSLNSRIKAAYHALSIDENRRPFSPTLWSHSDTQVVRQVWFPGIHSNVGGGYADTGLSDNALLWMIAQASKDAPNGGHDLAFSQSYLDRSIRPDAFYGEIRDERVRLLKRILMQKGLRNINELCGQVGIQPVIARSALERMTSTICKKRYEPILPDKYAIEEGF
- a CDS encoding TonB-dependent receptor; translated protein: MKHLYSAFLSSLLVLTCLTAIAQSHGSVSGVVKTSDGNPAAFVNVSLKEARRGTITSEDGTYQLKNVNPGSYTLQITFVGLQNQEKTITVKAGQTTTSDFSLAESTSQLSEVEVTGNNQVVNLGKAGIAPLDLPQMTGVVSNVVITNQQASRLGDVLKNVSGVSLTQQRGGVAETFSARGYSIGIAGAGGNIFKNGVISNTMGFPEASTLESVEVLKGSSALLYGNVSGGLIINMVTKKPRFDFGGEVSMRVGSFGFYKPIIDLYGPIAKNLAFRVVGTYEKSNSYRDVVKTERVYVNPSLLYKLGQKTTVLLQGDYLKSNLTPDNGIGSLNQNQDAIIPDVPRSRFINTNWAYNNVNQTSGSLNIDHAFNTNWKLTVIGSAQGTNVTAFGAGVPNNNVAPNGDWTRSLSRTLTSEQDYTGQVNLNGRFSTGSIGHQLLVGSDVVGVVSVSNSFTINYGAGKTAYDKINILNPNLYETRTDIPDAIGTSKTTSPSVRNGIYVQDLISLSNKVKVLAGVRWSQQKTVQTTILNLLTGAETRGTAETKTDAAFSPKVALLYQPTRNTSFFGSYANNFTINSGVDIYGQLLKPSIVDQFEAGVKNELFNGRITANVGVYHIVNSDLAQMAPTKADGTPNADANVKEFTGQTTSDGLEIDFTGNLSKNLYFITGYGYNYMRYTKASLVKGSPIEGERLTNNPAHTANATIFYTFDRSPLRGLKLGASAFYTGNRYGGNNNQYGQTPAFSRLIPLTGFTTVDLSAGYGFRKVSVLAKVSNITNALNYLIHDRYSIMPIPPRQFTATVSYRF